The Methylomonas sp. UP202 DNA window CGACTTTTTCGTCACGCGCGGTTTTCAAAATGGTTTCAGCGGGAACCATCACGCCCAAGTCGATAACTTCGTAGTTATTACATTGCAGAACCACGGCGACGATGTTTTTGCCAATGTCGTGCACGTCGCCTTTAACAGTGGCCATCAGCACCTTGCCGTTGGTTTGCCGTTCGCTGCCATCGACTTCCGCATCCATAAACGGCATCAGATAGGCTACGGCTTTTTTCATGACCCGCGCCGACTTGACCACTTGCGGCAGGAACATCTTGCCTTCGCCGAACAAGTCGCCGACCACGTTCATGCCGTCCATCAACGGCCCTTCGATGACATGCAGCGGCTTTTCGGCTTCCAGCCTTGCTGCTTCGGTATCTTCTTCAATGTAATCGGCAATACCTTTCACCAATGCGTGTTCCAAACGCTTGCTGACCGGCCATTCGCGCCATTCCAGGGTTTCTACCTTAGCTGCCTGGCCACTGCCGCGATATTTTTCGGCAATTTCAAGTAGTTTTTCAGTGCCTTCAGGCGTGCGATTCAGGATAACGTCTTCGACGGCGTTACGCAGTTCCTCGGGAATATCGGCGTAAATAGCCAACTGTCCGGCGTTGACGATACCCATGTCCATACCGGCGTGGACAGCGTGATAGAGGAACACCGCGTGTATCGCTTCCCGCACAGGGTTGTTACCGCGAAAGGAAAACGACACGTTAGAAACGCCGCCGGAAACCAAAGCATGCGGCAGAGTTTGTTTGATGATGCGGGTAGCTTCGATAAAGTCCACACCATAGTTGTTGTGCTCTTCGATGCCAGTGGCGACTGCGAAGATATTCGGGTCGAAGATGATGTCTTCCGGCGGGAAGCCGATTTGTTCAGTCAAAATCTTATACGCGCGGCTACAGATTTCCACCTTGCGCGCCATCGTATCGGCTTGGCCTTGTTCGTCAAACGCCATCACAATCACGGCGGCCCCGTAACGGCGCACCAGTTTGGCATGCTTGATAAATGCTTCCTCGCCTTCCTTGATGGAAATCGAGTTGACAATGCCTTTACCCTGAATACATTTCAGACCTGCTTCCAGAATCTCCCATTTTGAGGAATCGAGCATGATCGGGACTTTAGCGATGTCCGGCTCGGCAGCTAGCAAGTTCAAAAACCGCACCATCGCCGCTTTCGAATCCAGCATACCCTCGTCCATGTTGATGTCGATAATTTGCGCGCCGTTTTCGACTTGCTGTTTAGCAACTTCCAAGGCTTCCTCGTAGCGTTCTTCAATGATCATTTTCTTGAAGATCGCCGAACCGGTAACGTTGGTACGCTCGCCGACGTTAACGAATAAAGTTTCCGGCCCGATGCTCATCGCTTCCAGTCCGGCCAGGTGGCAGCGCTTTTCCAACGTGGGAATCTTACGCGGCGGATATTTGCTTAACGCGGCTACAATGGCGCGGATGGTATCCGGCGAGGTGCCGCAGCATCCACCAATAATGTTCAAATAGCCACTGGCGGCCCAGTCGGCCAATTCGGCGGCCATCATTTCCGGCGTTTCGTCGTACTCGCCGAATTCGTTGGGCAGGCCGGCGTTAGGGTGCGCGGAAACGTAGGTATCGGCGATATTGGAAAGTTCTTCGATGTACTGGCGCAGTTCCTGGGCGCCCAATGCGCAGTTGAAGCCGATAGAGATAGGCTGCACGTGTTTCAGCGAATACCAGAATGCGGCGGCGGTTTGTCCGGACAGGGTGCGGCCGGAGGCGTCGGTAATGGTGCCGGAGATCATTACCGGCAATTTGTAGCCGAGTTTGTCGAAGGTTTGTTCGACCGCGAAAATAGCGGCCTTGGCATTTAACGTATCGAATACGGTTTCGATCAGGATGATGTCGGCACCGCCATCGATCAGGCCTTCAGTCGCTTCGCTATAAGCAGAAACCAAGTCGTCGAAGGTAATATTGCGGAAGCCGGGATCGTTGACGTCGGGCGACATCGACGAGGTGCGGTTGGTCGGGCCCAATACACCGGCGACGAAACGCGGCT harbors:
- the metH gene encoding methionine synthase; this encodes MNRTQPLHELLSQRILFLDGAMGTMIQSYKLSEKDYRGARFADWPVDLKGNNDLLSITQPDIIKAIHKAYLDAGTDILETNTFNSTRIAMADYRMEDLAYEINAASARVAKQAALEASALTPDKPRFVAGVLGPTNRTSSMSPDVNDPGFRNITFDDLVSAYSEATEGLIDGGADIILIETVFDTLNAKAAIFAVEQTFDKLGYKLPVMISGTITDASGRTLSGQTAAAFWYSLKHVQPISIGFNCALGAQELRQYIEELSNIADTYVSAHPNAGLPNEFGEYDETPEMMAAELADWAASGYLNIIGGCCGTSPDTIRAIVAALSKYPPRKIPTLEKRCHLAGLEAMSIGPETLFVNVGERTNVTGSAIFKKMIIEERYEEALEVAKQQVENGAQIIDINMDEGMLDSKAAMVRFLNLLAAEPDIAKVPIMLDSSKWEILEAGLKCIQGKGIVNSISIKEGEEAFIKHAKLVRRYGAAVIVMAFDEQGQADTMARKVEICSRAYKILTEQIGFPPEDIIFDPNIFAVATGIEEHNNYGVDFIEATRIIKQTLPHALVSGGVSNVSFSFRGNNPVREAIHAVFLYHAVHAGMDMGIVNAGQLAIYADIPEELRNAVEDVILNRTPEGTEKLLEIAEKYRGSGQAAKVETLEWREWPVSKRLEHALVKGIADYIEEDTEAARLEAEKPLHVIEGPLMDGMNVVGDLFGEGKMFLPQVVKSARVMKKAVAYLMPFMDAEVDGSERQTNGKVLMATVKGDVHDIGKNIVAVVLQCNNYEVIDLGVMVPAETILKTARDEKVDVIGLSGLITPSLDEMVHVAKEMQRQGFTIPLMIGGATTSRAHTAVKIEPNYQAAPTVYVTDASRGVGVVSALLSEDLRAEFVEKTREEYALVRERHKGRQAKNPQHDLAGARKNRFDYADHQPVKPKFLGTKVVTDLPLETLVGYIDWSPFFQTWELSGSYPAILNDHVVGVEATKLFDDAQKMLQQLVSEQWLTAKAVIGFFPANSDGDDIVLYTDDSRKEQREVLLHLRQQNVKAPGRPNYCLSDFIAPVGSGIADYLGGFAVTSGIGIETKLTEFEKDHDDYSAIMLKALADRLAEAFAEYMHQAVRRDYWGYAEDEQHDNHALIEEAYQGIRPAPGYPACPDHTEKAKLFELLNVTENTTIELTENFAMYPTAAVSGWYFSHPASQYFNVGKIDRDQLEDYARRKGINVEVAERWLAAHLNH